Proteins from one Staphylococcus sp. IVB6214 genomic window:
- a CDS encoding methionine gamma-lyase family protein, with the protein MKELSHIIEEVEQTLVPYFKEIEQLAYHNQTKVLDAFHHVKITETDLLGSTGYGYDDFGRDHLEAVYAETFKAEDALVRPQIISGTHAITVALQSLLKPGDALMYITGSPYDTLLEVIGVNGSGVESLKEYGIDYQEVPLNQGTIDVKAVVEAITPKTKVIAIQRSKGYDQRPSITVGEIETAIAEIKSAYPEMIVFVDNCYGEFVETREPIEVGADIIAGSLIKNPGGGLAKIGGYIAGRKDLVERCGYRLTAPGIGKEAGASLNALHEMYQGFFMSPHVVSQSLKGALFTSLLLERCNMKTTPSYDAQRTDLIQTVSFDNADQMIQFCQSIQAASPVNAHFNPEPSYMPGYEDDVIMAAGTFIQGASIELTADGPIRAPYEVYVQGGLTYEHVKIAVTRAVEKMLNAGLITI; encoded by the coding sequence ATGAAAGAGTTATCACATATTATTGAAGAAGTAGAACAAACTTTGGTACCATACTTTAAAGAAATTGAGCAACTTGCTTACCACAATCAAACAAAAGTACTTGATGCATTTCACCATGTCAAAATTACTGAAACTGATTTGTTAGGATCAACAGGATATGGTTATGATGACTTTGGACGTGATCACCTTGAAGCGGTTTATGCAGAGACCTTCAAAGCAGAAGATGCATTAGTCCGTCCACAAATCATTTCTGGAACACATGCTATTACGGTGGCGCTTCAAAGCTTGTTGAAACCGGGGGATGCATTGATGTATATCACAGGCAGTCCCTATGATACGTTGCTTGAAGTAATTGGTGTAAATGGATCAGGTGTTGAAAGCCTAAAAGAATATGGCATTGACTATCAAGAAGTACCGCTAAATCAAGGAACAATTGATGTGAAAGCGGTTGTTGAAGCGATAACTCCTAAAACAAAAGTGATTGCAATCCAACGATCAAAAGGCTATGATCAACGTCCGTCGATTACAGTTGGAGAAATTGAAACAGCTATTGCCGAAATCAAATCAGCTTATCCAGAGATGATTGTATTTGTAGATAACTGTTACGGTGAGTTCGTTGAAACACGTGAACCAATCGAAGTAGGGGCGGATATCATTGCAGGTTCACTGATCAAAAATCCAGGTGGCGGTCTAGCAAAAATAGGGGGATATATTGCTGGACGTAAAGATTTGGTTGAACGTTGTGGCTATCGTTTAACTGCACCAGGTATTGGTAAAGAAGCAGGTGCATCACTCAACGCTTTACATGAAATGTATCAAGGCTTCTTTATGAGCCCACATGTTGTAAGTCAAAGTTTGAAGGGCGCCTTATTTACAAGTTTGTTATTAGAACGTTGCAATATGAAAACAACTCCGAGTTATGATGCACAACGAACAGACTTAATTCAAACAGTCTCTTTTGATAATGCTGATCAGATGATTCAGTTTTGTCAGAGTATCCAAGCAGCGTCGCCTGTCAATGCCCATTTTAACCCAGAACCTAGCTACATGCCGGGATATGAAGATGATGTGATCATGGCAGCAGGTACATTTATTCAAGGTGCTTCTATCGAGCTTACTGCAGATGGCCCAATACGTGCGCCATATGAAGTCTATGTACAAGGTGGATTAACGTATGAACACGTGAAAATTGCAGTGACACGTGCCGTAGAAAAAATGTTGAATGCAGGGCTAATCACGATATAA
- the glnA gene encoding type I glutamate--ammonia ligase, giving the protein MTKQKFTKDDIRKFAKEEDVRYLRLQFTDILGTIKNVEVPVRQLEKVLDNEMMFDGSSIEGFVRIEESDMYLYPDLDTWVIFPWTEGKGKVARLICDVYTTEHKPFSGDPRSNLKRVLKEMEELGFTDFNLGPEPEFFLFKLDEKGEPTMELNDHGGYFDLAPTDLGENCRRDIVLELEDMGFDVEASHHEVAPGQHEIDFKYADAITACDNIQTFKLVVKTIARKHNLHATFMPKPLFGVNGSGMHFNVSLFKGKENAFYDENGEMQLTKDAYHFIAGCMKNARGYTAVCNPLVNSYKRLVPGYEAPSYIAWSGKNRSPLVRVPTSRGLSTRVEIRSVDPAANPYMALAVILQAGLDGIKNKLEVPKPVNQNIYEMNREEREAVGIEDLPSTLYTALKAMRENEVVKDALGEHIYNQFINSKSIEWDYYRTQVSKWEIEQYMKQY; this is encoded by the coding sequence ATGACAAAGCAAAAGTTTACGAAGGATGACATTAGAAAGTTCGCAAAAGAAGAAGATGTACGTTATTTACGATTACAATTTACAGACATCCTTGGAACAATCAAAAATGTTGAAGTGCCTGTGAGACAATTGGAGAAAGTATTAGACAATGAGATGATGTTTGATGGTTCTTCTATTGAAGGATTTGTCCGCATTGAAGAATCAGACATGTACCTATATCCAGACTTAGACACTTGGGTAATCTTCCCATGGACAGAAGGTAAAGGCAAAGTTGCTCGTTTAATCTGTGATGTATACACAACAGAACATAAACCATTCTCTGGTGACCCACGTAGTAACTTGAAGCGCGTCTTGAAAGAAATGGAAGAACTTGGCTTTACAGACTTTAACTTAGGGCCTGAGCCAGAATTCTTCTTGTTCAAACTTGATGAAAAAGGCGAACCAACAATGGAATTGAACGATCATGGTGGATACTTTGACCTAGCACCAACAGATTTAGGTGAAAACTGCCGTCGTGATATCGTACTTGAACTTGAAGATATGGGCTTTGATGTTGAAGCATCTCACCACGAAGTTGCGCCAGGACAACATGAGATTGACTTCAAATATGCAGATGCTATCACAGCTTGTGACAACATCCAAACATTCAAACTTGTCGTAAAAACAATTGCTCGTAAGCACAACTTACATGCAACATTTATGCCAAAACCATTATTCGGTGTAAACGGTAGCGGTATGCACTTTAACGTGTCATTATTCAAAGGGAAAGAAAATGCTTTCTACGACGAAAATGGTGAAATGCAATTAACGAAAGATGCATATCACTTTATTGCAGGTTGTATGAAAAATGCACGTGGCTACACAGCAGTATGTAACCCACTTGTGAACTCATACAAACGTTTAGTCCCAGGATACGAAGCACCTAGTTATATTGCTTGGAGTGGTAAAAACCGTTCACCATTAGTTCGTGTTCCAACTTCACGTGGCTTGTCAACACGTGTTGAGATTCGTTCAGTCGATCCAGCAGCCAACCCATACATGGCACTTGCTGTTATTTTACAAGCTGGTTTAGACGGTATTAAAAATAAATTAGAAGTGCCAAAACCAGTAAACCAAAACATCTATGAAATGAACCGTGAAGAACGTGAAGCGGTTGGTATTGAAGATTTACCATCAACACTTTACACAGCATTAAAAGCAATGCGTGAAAATGAAGTAGTAAAAGATGCGTTAGGTGAACATATCTATAACCAATTCATCAACTCAAAATCAATTGAGTGGGATTATTACCGTACGCAAGTTTCTAAATGGGAAATCGAGCAATATATGAAGCAGTATTAA
- a CDS encoding MerR family transcriptional regulator gives MSNDTIRRNMPVFPMRVVSQLTELSPRQIRYYETHELIHPFRTEGSKRLFSLNDVEILLSIKHLLEKGFNMKGIKQIMLAEESEVLNDEEERLRKQMIVDTTQKPQHESIPLNRGDLSRFFK, from the coding sequence ATGAGCAATGATACAATTCGGCGTAATATGCCAGTCTTTCCGATGCGTGTTGTCAGTCAGTTGACGGAACTGTCACCAAGACAGATTCGTTACTATGAAACACATGAACTAATTCACCCCTTTCGTACAGAAGGCAGTAAACGGCTCTTTTCGTTAAATGATGTAGAGATATTACTATCTATTAAACATTTATTGGAAAAAGGGTTTAATATGAAAGGGATTAAGCAAATTATGTTAGCAGAAGAAAGCGAAGTATTAAATGATGAAGAAGAGCGTCTAAGAAAACAAATGATTGTGGATACGACGCAAAAACCGCAACATGAATCCATTCCACTCAATCGTGGTGACTTATCGCGCTTTTTTAAATAA
- a CDS encoding IS1182 family transposase, protein MYKEYNISQLSLPIETEISFPESDIALIINKLVESIPQETFNQYYNHRGPSSYHPKMMLKIVLYSYTQSVFSGRKMEFLLKDSCRMMWLAQGQVPSYRTINRFRVNPHMMDFIQVLFVGLRAQLLEDKVITEDVLYIDGTKIEANANKYTFQWLGSTKHFSKGVIEKSNAVYKQLISEKIIPEIKRESSDELTKEELNRIEMHLDDKNETLTSKIEASQSVETRKTLRKQRSKVRKYKKAIKDFKDRKIKYDEQMEIYGDRKSYSKTDHDATFMRMKDDHMKNGQLKPGYNLQIATNNQFILAFGVYSNPGDTRTLPSFLKSIKELYGDIPEYIVADAGYGSEQNYTMILDEFEKTPLITYSMYLKEKKRKYKNNPFITANWKYNEIDDYYVCPNNKELHFKSYRKRRDGYGYQRDFKLYKCEDCVGCPLRNECMKYRTNPTTTKSLYKNPTWDYFKAFTNKQLSDPKTKGIYKKRKIDVESAFGNLKANLGFQRLSVRTQSKVECELGIALMAVNIRKLAR, encoded by the coding sequence ATGTATAAAGAGTATAACATTTCTCAGCTTAGTCTGCCAATTGAAACTGAAATTTCTTTTCCCGAGAGTGATATTGCCCTCATTATTAATAAACTTGTAGAATCTATTCCCCAAGAAACTTTTAATCAATATTACAACCATAGAGGTCCTTCATCTTATCATCCTAAAATGATGTTAAAAATCGTTTTATACAGCTATACACAGTCTGTCTTTTCTGGTAGAAAAATGGAATTTCTACTTAAAGATAGTTGTCGTATGATGTGGTTAGCTCAAGGACAAGTCCCTTCATATCGTACAATCAATCGCTTTAGAGTTAATCCACACATGATGGATTTTATACAAGTTCTATTTGTGGGTCTTAGAGCACAATTATTAGAAGATAAAGTGATTACAGAAGACGTCCTTTATATAGACGGAACGAAGATAGAGGCTAATGCCAATAAATATACTTTTCAATGGCTAGGTAGCACTAAGCATTTTAGTAAAGGGGTTATTGAAAAATCCAATGCGGTGTATAAACAATTAATTTCAGAGAAGATCATTCCTGAAATTAAGAGAGAATCTTCTGATGAACTAACAAAAGAAGAATTAAATCGTATTGAGATGCATTTAGATGATAAAAATGAAACGCTCACTTCTAAAATTGAAGCATCCCAAAGTGTAGAAACGAGAAAGACATTAAGAAAACAAAGAAGTAAAGTTAGAAAATATAAAAAAGCAATCAAAGATTTTAAAGATCGTAAAATAAAATATGATGAGCAGATGGAAATTTATGGTGACAGAAAAAGCTATTCTAAAACAGATCATGATGCGACTTTTATGAGAATGAAAGATGATCATATGAAGAATGGACAATTAAAGCCTGGCTATAATCTGCAGATTGCGACGAACAATCAGTTCATTTTGGCATTTGGTGTGTATAGTAATCCGGGTGATACGCGAACACTTCCTTCTTTTTTAAAATCAATCAAAGAATTATACGGTGACATTCCAGAGTACATTGTAGCTGATGCGGGATATGGTAGCGAACAAAACTATACGATGATTCTTGATGAATTCGAGAAAACACCACTCATCACATATAGTATGTATTTAAAAGAGAAGAAAAGAAAATATAAAAATAATCCGTTCATAACAGCTAATTGGAAATATAATGAAATAGATGACTATTATGTATGTCCGAATAACAAAGAATTGCATTTCAAAAGTTATAGAAAAAGAAGAGACGGATATGGTTATCAGAGAGATTTCAAATTATATAAATGTGAAGATTGTGTTGGGTGTCCTTTACGAAATGAATGTATGAAGTACAGAACCAATCCAACTACAACAAAAAGCTTATATAAAAATCCAACTTGGGATTATTTTAAAGCATTCACAAATAAGCAGCTTTCAGATCCAAAAACGAAAGGCATCTACAAAAAACGAAAAATAGATGTCGAATCAGCATTTGGAAATCTGAAGGCTAATTTGGGTTTCCAAAGGTTATCAGTTCGCACTCAATCAAAGGTTGAATGCGAATTAGGAATCGCACTTATGGCAGTAAATATCAGAAAACTAGCCAGATAA
- a CDS encoding AI-2E family transporter, with protein MSEKISPKSGEKKRVEIHESRFMKFFGGQDLLYALTIFILIGVVIFIFDRVSYVFQPFTIILNTIAAPIIIALILYYLFNPIINILERYHIKRVWGITLLFLAIVGLITLAVNLLIPVVSYQFDRLMHNFPTYINKLTGFINNMMHIPFVSDYYSDIVNWLKELQQKIPTFANGFSDKIKIFAEAVVNVTVVIVTVPFVLFFMLKDGHRFKDFSNQIVPPKYRKDVHDLLDKMSEQVGSYIQGQIIVSFCIGVLLFIGYSIIGLDYALILASIAAVTSVVPYLGPTIAISPAIIISIITSPFMLVKLVLVWTAVQFIEGHFISPNIMGKTMRIHPLTIIFVLLCAGNLLGIVGVILGIPAYAIIKVWVSHLFMLFKRRYNKYYADDAGPYEIIEDQRTHHREVIKDTSAQDEHQ; from the coding sequence ATGTCAGAAAAGATATCTCCTAAATCTGGAGAAAAAAAGCGTGTAGAAATTCATGAAAGCCGCTTTATGAAGTTTTTTGGTGGTCAGGATTTATTATATGCGCTCACAATATTTATTTTAATTGGTGTTGTTATTTTTATTTTTGATCGTGTTTCTTATGTTTTTCAACCATTTACTATCATTTTAAATACGATTGCTGCACCGATTATTATTGCACTGATTCTTTATTATTTATTTAATCCTATCATTAATATTTTAGAACGATATCATATTAAGCGAGTGTGGGGAATTACGCTGCTTTTCTTAGCAATTGTCGGTCTTATCACGCTAGCAGTCAACTTACTCATCCCAGTCGTTTCGTATCAATTCGATCGCTTAATGCATAATTTTCCAACATATATTAATAAATTAACAGGGTTTATTAATAATATGATGCACATCCCATTCGTGTCGGATTATTATAGTGATATTGTGAACTGGCTAAAAGAATTACAACAGAAGATTCCAACTTTTGCCAATGGTTTTAGTGACAAAATTAAAATCTTTGCCGAAGCTGTTGTCAACGTAACAGTTGTTATCGTTACAGTGCCATTCGTGTTGTTCTTCATGCTGAAAGATGGACACCGCTTCAAAGATTTTTCAAATCAAATCGTCCCACCAAAGTATCGAAAAGACGTACATGATTTGTTGGATAAGATGAGCGAACAAGTCGGTTCATACATTCAAGGACAAATCATCGTATCTTTCTGCATCGGAGTATTGCTTTTTATCGGTTATTCAATTATCGGTCTCGATTATGCCTTAATTCTTGCAAGTATTGCAGCAGTGACAAGTGTTGTTCCATACTTAGGACCAACAATTGCGATTTCACCAGCAATTATTATTTCAATCATTACATCACCATTCATGCTTGTAAAATTGGTTCTCGTTTGGACAGCAGTTCAGTTTATTGAAGGGCATTTCATTTCACCTAACATTATGGGTAAAACGATGCGTATTCACCCGTTAACGATCATTTTTGTCTTGCTATGTGCGGGTAACTTATTAGGTATTGTCGGTGTCATTTTAGGGATTCCAGCTTATGCCATTATTAAAGTATGGGTATCACATCTCTTTATGTTATTCAAAAGACGCTACAATAAATATTATGCAGATGATGCGGGACCGTATGAAATCATTGAAGACCAGCGCACACATCATCGTGAAGTGATTAAGGATACAAGTGCTCAAGATGAACATCAATAA
- the mprF gene encoding bifunctional lysylphosphatidylglycerol flippase/synthetase MprF, giving the protein MSVTKQQLLKGLKVIFVIALLSVVIFVLVKELSHIDFKRTFLLFNQINSLELMLLFLLGASSIVLLSLYDVILTMRFKLALSKFKALRVGYIINTFNNIIGFGGFIGASVRLWFYQQYTDKKKKLVQFVTYMLTSMLTGLSFLSLLVVTHVLDVSFLNQTTIWVTVFLYVIAGLLPVFIIVSWVWPIDKTARWLGASFTLISSVEWLMATIVFYYALHLVGASVPFSIVLGVFIVAAISGLLSFIPGGFGAFDLLILLGFKYFGLPEEKVVLALLLYRIAYYFFPLFVALILTVFEFGTAAKKFINESKYIQPAKEVTAFLMSFQKDAASYIPSFALSFLVLIMSFVTLINNFGIVFDATTSKHHLLYITLYILNVSATVMLFLNISGIIMRSKRAILFAIVAALIIITSNAYVYGLSITLVLAILLVAALVFAYRKSRILKRPVTLKSLLRLGLMTFIVLYFNQFLVSSFISALGVEIPKIDLFLLRSSFWLSFLGMVVLIAGIIKYFEWHHLRPNAFNDLTVAQEILKTHGGHLLSHLVYSGDKNVFVNQEKNAFLMYRHTRESFIVLGDPVGDPDGFHSLLTTFYNHATYLGADVMFYQVSEEHLPLYHDFGNQFFKLGEEALIDVQNFSVAGKKRRGFRATLNKFETQGYTFEILDAPLDEETYQRLRKISDKWLGQQSEFYFSVGHFNRAYVNSAPVAVLRNGNGQIDAFATLMPVDQKTTVSVDLIRWDREIDLPFMDGLYLHMILWAQTEGYARFNMGMATLSNVGQVPYGHAKEKVVGRFYEHFNGLYSFQGLRQYKSKYGPEWESRYLIYHRSQTVWLSLLRVTRIIRKRYKV; this is encoded by the coding sequence TTGAGTGTCACGAAACAGCAGTTATTAAAAGGCTTAAAAGTAATTTTTGTGATTGCATTACTAAGCGTTGTTATCTTCGTATTAGTTAAAGAATTATCACATATTGATTTTAAAAGAACATTTTTATTATTTAATCAGATTAATAGTTTAGAGCTGATGTTGCTCTTCTTGTTAGGAGCGAGTTCTATTGTCTTATTGTCACTGTACGATGTGATTTTGACGATGCGCTTTAAACTAGCACTTTCAAAGTTTAAAGCATTACGTGTCGGTTATATTATCAATACTTTCAATAATATTATTGGTTTCGGTGGATTTATTGGTGCGAGTGTTCGACTGTGGTTTTATCAACAGTACACGGATAAAAAGAAGAAGCTTGTACAGTTTGTCACTTATATGTTGACATCTATGCTAACTGGTTTGAGTTTCCTATCTTTACTCGTTGTAACACACGTCTTAGATGTCAGCTTTTTGAATCAGACAACCATATGGGTAACAGTATTTCTCTATGTGATTGCGGGGTTATTACCTGTATTCATCATCGTTTCATGGGTATGGCCTATTGACAAAACAGCACGATGGCTCGGTGCAAGCTTCACGCTTATTTCAAGTGTCGAATGGTTAATGGCAACGATCGTCTTTTATTATGCACTTCATTTAGTAGGGGCATCTGTGCCGTTTTCTATCGTTTTAGGCGTATTTATCGTAGCTGCCATTTCTGGTCTGCTTTCATTCATACCTGGTGGATTTGGTGCATTCGATTTGTTGATATTACTAGGGTTTAAATACTTTGGTTTACCGGAAGAGAAGGTTGTACTAGCATTATTGTTATACCGTATTGCATACTACTTCTTTCCACTCTTCGTTGCACTCATCTTAACGGTTTTTGAATTTGGCACAGCAGCCAAAAAATTTATTAATGAGTCGAAATATATACAACCAGCGAAGGAAGTTACAGCATTTTTAATGTCTTTTCAAAAGGATGCCGCGAGCTATATTCCTTCCTTCGCTTTAAGTTTCTTAGTGCTTATTATGAGTTTTGTCACATTGATCAATAATTTCGGTATTGTATTTGATGCAACGACATCTAAACACCATCTGCTATATATTACACTGTATATTTTGAATGTCAGTGCGACGGTGATGTTATTTTTGAATATAAGTGGCATCATTATGAGAAGTAAACGTGCTATACTGTTTGCAATTGTTGCTGCACTGATTATTATCACTTCAAATGCGTATGTATATGGTTTGTCTATTACGTTAGTACTTGCAATTTTATTAGTTGCTGCACTTGTTTTTGCTTATCGCAAGTCACGTATATTGAAGCGTCCTGTGACATTGAAGTCATTACTACGTCTTGGGCTGATGACTTTTATCGTATTGTATTTCAATCAGTTTTTAGTCAGTAGCTTTATTAGTGCATTAGGTGTTGAAATTCCAAAGATAGACCTGTTTTTATTAAGATCTTCTTTCTGGTTATCATTTCTTGGAATGGTTGTGCTGATTGCTGGAATAATTAAATATTTCGAATGGCATCATCTCCGTCCGAATGCGTTTAATGACTTAACAGTCGCACAAGAAATTTTGAAAACACATGGTGGGCATTTGCTCAGTCACTTAGTTTATAGCGGTGACAAAAATGTCTTTGTAAATCAAGAAAAGAATGCGTTTCTTATGTATCGTCATACAAGAGAATCATTCATTGTGCTCGGTGACCCGGTGGGTGATCCAGATGGGTTCCATTCGCTGCTGACAACTTTTTACAATCATGCAACTTATCTAGGTGCAGATGTGATGTTCTATCAAGTATCTGAAGAACATTTACCGCTGTATCATGACTTTGGAAACCAGTTCTTCAAACTCGGAGAAGAAGCATTAATTGATGTTCAAAACTTTAGTGTGGCTGGAAAGAAAAGGCGTGGCTTTAGAGCAACGCTTAATAAGTTCGAAACGCAAGGCTATACTTTTGAAATATTAGATGCGCCACTTGATGAAGAGACATATCAGCGCTTAAGAAAAATAAGTGATAAATGGCTCGGTCAACAGTCAGAATTCTACTTTTCGGTTGGACATTTTAACAGAGCGTATGTGAATTCAGCACCTGTTGCTGTTTTACGAAATGGCAATGGACAAATCGATGCATTTGCAACATTGATGCCTGTGGATCAAAAAACAACTGTCTCTGTCGATTTGATACGTTGGGATAGAGAGATTGATTTACCATTTATGGATGGCCTATACTTACATATGATTCTGTGGGCACAGACAGAGGGCTATGCACGTTTCAATATGGGGATGGCAACGTTATCTAATGTCGGTCAAGTACCGTATGGCCATGCGAAGGAAAAGGTTGTCGGCCGTTTTTATGAACATTTTAACGGCTTGTACAGTTTTCAAGGGTTACGCCAATACAAGAGTAAGTATGGCCCTGAGTGGGAATCACGCTATCTGATCTATCATCGCTCACAAACAGTTTGGCTCTCTTTATTAAGAGTGACACGCATTATTCGAAAAAGATATAAAGTATAA
- the msrA gene encoding peptide-methionine (S)-S-oxide reductase MsrA, producing MNINTAYFAGGCFWCMVKPFDQFEGIEKVTSGYMGGHVKNPTYEAVKTGETGHYEVVKIEYDVALFSYQKLLEIFFSVIDPTDADGQFQDRGSQYRTAIFYTNDDQKEVAEAHIDQLKNTYDRDKAIATKILPVSEFYEAEAYHQDFYKKQPERYAQEQQQRAAIKQARQ from the coding sequence ATGAATATAAATACAGCTTACTTCGCTGGCGGATGTTTTTGGTGTATGGTGAAGCCATTCGATCAATTTGAAGGCATTGAAAAAGTCACTTCTGGCTATATGGGTGGACATGTTAAAAACCCAACATACGAAGCAGTGAAAACCGGTGAAACAGGTCATTACGAAGTGGTCAAAATAGAGTATGATGTGGCATTATTTTCTTATCAAAAATTATTAGAAATTTTCTTTTCGGTCATTGATCCTACCGATGCAGATGGTCAATTTCAAGACCGTGGTTCACAATATCGGACAGCTATTTTCTATACAAATGATGACCAAAAAGAAGTAGCAGAAGCACATATTGATCAATTAAAAAATACTTACGATCGTGACAAAGCCATTGCGACTAAAATCCTTCCTGTCTCTGAATTTTATGAAGCAGAAGCGTATCATCAAGATTTTTACAAGAAGCAACCAGAACGTTACGCACAAGAACAGCAACAACGTGCTGCAATCAAACAAGCACGCCAATAA
- a CDS encoding LCP family protein produces the protein MENNFKRKNSSRSEQHLKRGKKRRIRKLPFVILAVILFIVVAVIYCVSSYHKGLEVAKQHNESPKLHKFNGVSKNDGKATVLILGADLEDGGVSRTDSIMIAQYDYIKKDMKIISIMRDIYADIPGYNSYKINTAYSLGGAELMRKTLKENLGIEPEYYATLDFKGFEAMIDELSPDGVPIDVEKDMSEKIGVSLKKGKHNLNGKELLGYARFRNDEEGDFGRVRRQQQVMAALKQQLTEPSSIIKAPKIAGIMRGYVSTNMPDSAIYQTGVSFIIRGDKNIKTLSVPVEGSYENITTNDGGAALGIDKKENKKRIQKFLNEE, from the coding sequence ATGGAAAATAATTTTAAACGTAAAAACTCAAGCAGATCCGAGCAACATTTAAAGCGTGGAAAAAAGAGACGTATACGTAAATTACCATTTGTTATTTTAGCAGTGATTCTATTTATTGTTGTAGCGGTTATTTATTGTGTGAGCAGCTACCATAAAGGATTAGAAGTTGCAAAACAGCATAACGAAAGCCCAAAACTACATAAGTTTAATGGTGTTTCTAAAAATGACGGTAAAGCAACAGTGCTTATTTTAGGAGCAGACTTAGAGGATGGCGGTGTTTCTCGCACAGACTCTATTATGATTGCACAGTACGATTATATAAAGAAAGATATGAAGATTATTTCAATTATGCGTGATATTTATGCAGATATTCCAGGCTATAATAGTTATAAAATTAACACAGCCTATTCACTTGGTGGCGCAGAATTGATGCGCAAAACTTTGAAAGAAAACTTAGGCATTGAGCCAGAGTATTACGCAACATTGGACTTTAAGGGATTTGAAGCAATGATTGACGAATTGAGCCCGGATGGTGTGCCAATTGACGTTGAAAAAGATATGTCAGAAAAGATTGGCGTATCGTTAAAAAAAGGAAAGCATAACTTAAACGGTAAAGAGTTGTTAGGATATGCAAGATTCCGAAATGATGAAGAAGGAGACTTCGGTCGTGTTCGTCGACAGCAACAAGTGATGGCAGCATTGAAACAGCAGTTAACAGAACCGTCTTCCATCATAAAAGCACCAAAAATTGCGGGTATTATGCGTGGGTATGTAAGTACGAATATGCCTGATTCAGCCATTTATCAGACAGGGGTGAGCTTTATCATTCGTGGAGATAAAAATATCAAAACATTGAGCGTTCCTGTTGAAGGAAGCTATGAAAATATTACAACTAATGATGGTGGTGCGGCATTAGGCATTGATAAAAAAGAAAATAAAAAACGTATTCAGAAGTTTTTAAACGAAGAATAA
- a CDS encoding 2-hydroxymuconate tautomerase has product MPIVTVKLLEGRTDEQLKNLVTEVTDAVEKTTNAKRDAISVVIEEMKPTHYGLGGTRKADQ; this is encoded by the coding sequence ATGCCAATTGTAACAGTCAAATTATTAGAAGGTCGTACAGATGAACAACTTAAAAACTTAGTTACTGAAGTAACAGATGCTGTCGAAAAAACAACAAATGCCAAACGTGATGCTATCTCAGTCGTTATTGAAGAAATGAAACCTACACATTATGGTTTAGGCGGTACACGTAAAGCAGATCAATAG
- a CDS encoding sporulation protein yields MGFDNILTSLGIEGMKVLIHLDQQSYSVDEKITGYIKLKAGMSDQNVTHIELKLLEKYENDDETSEFTYLTNELDRFVIDESFTIDVKEQKKIPFTLTPESLNFRSNTSKVFLNTHVYIDLGIDEEVEAEVPYQR; encoded by the coding sequence ATGGGCTTCGATAACATCTTGACATCACTAGGTATAGAAGGCATGAAAGTATTGATTCATCTGGATCAACAGTCGTATTCAGTTGATGAGAAAATCACAGGATACATTAAACTAAAAGCAGGTATGAGTGATCAAAATGTGACACATATCGAATTAAAATTGCTAGAAAAGTATGAGAATGATGATGAAACAAGTGAATTCACTTACTTAACAAATGAACTTGATCGCTTTGTCATTGATGAATCATTCACAATTGATGTTAAAGAGCAGAAAAAAATACCATTTACGCTGACACCAGAGTCATTAAACTTTAGATCAAATACAAGTAAAGTATTTTTAAATACACATGTTTATATTGATTTAGGTATTGATGAAGAGGTAGAAGCGGAAGTACCGTATCAGCGATAA